The window GAAATAGAGACAATGATAGGATCAACTTCATAGGTTTGGCTTTGAGATTGAATGAAATAATCCATTGCAAACACTAAGCAGTCCTTGACAGAGAATAAACACTTACTAGGTACTAGAGATTAATAGCCCAAGCGAGAGATGATAGTGGCCTGGGCTAAGTTGATGACAGCATATTTGGAGACAAGTGAATGGATATGAGGCCTATCGTGGAGGTTTAAATATCAGGATTTAGTAATGTATTGGATTTGACAGTTGAGGGAGAAGGATTTTTCAGTTATGACTCCTGGGCTTCTGTCAAAAGGAGTGGAGAGGGTTGTGTTGTACTTTCTTGAGTTGGCGAAGGTCTGTCTGGTACAGATTTTAGttatataaatttctctctatatactatataaagcaggaatgaaagaaaggaaaaaggtaaGTATCATACAATGTAAGAGAAAATGgctattaaatattttaggtaTCTGTCAGAATCTTACATGAGGTATATAAAACACTTTTAGTTTATATTATGTTTATACCACAGTGTCtgtaatatgtaaaatttttaaatgtgtatattgtTTGTTCCCATGGTATAAGATTTTGGAAATTTCTACTGTACTCTGTGATAGGCAGTGAACAATTAAGCTTATATGTTTGTTTGTCTTTATATTAAAGGTGATTTGTAATCATTCCATCTGCTTCTCTTACAGAATGGAGCTTGCTTGATATTTCACTAGATAAAGAATTTAAGGCGAGTGTctatctttgttctccttggcaACTGAGAGTCTGCCCTTGGAAACGTCAGGCACCATGGGGAAGCGGGATAATCGGGTAGCCTATATGAATCCAATAGCAATGGCCAGATGGAGAGGCCCAACTCAATCTGTGGGCCCAACAATCCAAGATTATCTAAATCGACCAAGACCCACCTGggaagaagtaaagaaacaattagaaaataaaaaaacaggctCAAAAGCATTAGctgaatttgaagaaaaaatgaatgaaaattggaagaaagaacttgaaaaaagcagagagaaattaTTAAGTGGAAATGAGAGCTcatctaaaaaaagagaaagaaagagaaagaaaaagaagaaatcttgtcggtcttcatcttcttcatcaaGCTCTGATTCTTCAAGCAGTTCTTCAGATTCTGAGGATgaggaaaagaaacaaggaaaaaggagaaagaaaaagaagaaccgTTCATACAAATCATCCCAAAGCTCTACGTATGAATCAGAATCAGAGAGCAA of the Pongo abelii isolate AG06213 chromosome X, NHGRI_mPonAbe1-v2.0_pri, whole genome shotgun sequence genome contains:
- the FAM133A gene encoding protein FAM133A yields the protein MGKRDNRVAYMNPIAMARWRGPTQSVGPTIQDYLNRPRPTWEEVKKQLENKKTGSKALAEFEEKMNENWKKELEKSREKLLSGNESSSKKRERKRKKKKKSCRSSSSSSSSDSSSSSSDSEDEEKKQGKRRKKKKNRSYKSSQSSTYESESESKESVKKKKKSKDETEKEKDIRSLSKKRKKSYPDDKPLSSESSSESDYEEDVQAKKKRRCEEREQAKEKVKKKKKKQHKKHSKKKKKKSGSSHKSR